In the genome of Desulfobacterales bacterium, the window TGAGCAATACCTGAAACGTATCGCCGAACTCGCAAAACAGGTGGAGGCCGGAAAGGCGGAAGATACCCCTGCAACGCTCGACACACCCGGAAAACGCGCCCTTTATAACAACCTCAAGACGGACGGGGGAAAGCCAGTGGGAAAAGATTGCATTGCTCAAAGAATTGCCCCATTCGGAGACACCGACGATCCGGCTTTGAATTTGGCCTTGGAAATCGATCAAACGGTCCGGCTGGTTCGGCCGGATGCTTGGCGTGACAATGGCGGCCCGAGAGAACAAGTTGTCAAGGCGGCGCTCTACGACGTGTTGAAGAACGTGGCCGAGGTAGAACGTATCTTTCTCATCGTTAAAGCGCAGAAAGAATACTGATGGTCGAACAACTCAAGCTGGGAGATATCACTGTGGACGTGGTATTCAAGGATATCAAGAATATCCACTTGAGCGTCCACCCGCCTACCGGCCAGGTGCGAATTTCGGCACCGTTGCGCATGCACCTTGACACCATTCGTGTCTTTGCCATTTCAAAAATAGTGTGGATCAAGCAGCAACAAAAAAAACTCCGGGAACAGGCGCGCGAAACGCCCCGTGAATATCTGGACCGCGAAAGTCACTATGTTTGGGGCAAGCGTTACCTGCTCACCGTCACCGAATGCGATCAAGCACCATCCGTCGAATTGAATCATAGCAGAATGCTGCTGCGGGTGCGTCCGGGCACCGATGAAAAACGGATGCATTTATTGGCGGAAGGGTGGTACCGCGAGCAGATCAAGGGTGCGGTGCCGTCCTTGATCGCCAAGTGGGAGCCGGTATTGGGGGTGAAGGTGACTAAATTTTTCGTTCAACGGATGAAAACCAAGTGGGGAAGCTGCAACCCGGCTGCGGGCCACATCCGTCTCAACACGGAACTTGCAAAAAAACCAATGGAGTGCCTTGAGTACATCGTTGTGCATGAAATGGCACACTTGCTGGAGCCGACACACAATGCGCGGTTCAGGGCACTAATGGATCGCTTTATGCCGAAGTGGCAGTTCTATTTGGACCGGCTAAATCGGCTACCAGTCAGTCATGAGGACTGGGTTTATTAATTCGAGAGGTTAATACCCCGGTGAGGAGGAGTTATGAAGGTCAAACGGTATTTATTGAAAATTAAATTGGATGAGATCGATCCCGAAATCTGGCGGCATTTTGTCGTTCCTGCGTATATCACCTTGGACCGTCTTCACGATATCATTCAGATCGTAATGGGATGGACCGACAGCCACTTGTATGAATTTATTATTGGGAAAAAGCGCTTCACCGAATTCCCAGAGTCGAAAGAAGACGGTTTCGAATCCGGGAAATACCGCCTTGGAGATCTTATTAAGCTGAAAGGGCGTACATTTGATTATCGGTATGATTTCGGGGACAACTGGGTTCATGAGGTCACGATTGAGGATAACCGATATGCCAATCCGGACCTGCAGAGTGAAGTAGAGTGCTTAGACGGCGCCAAGGCTTGCCCTCCCGAAGATATCGGAGGCGTTTTGGGATATGGTGAATTTTGTGAAGCCATGAAAGATTCATCTCATGAAGCGCATGAGGGTGTCCTGGAATGGAATGGTGGACCCTATGACAGTGAAGAGTTTAGCATTGAAGATATAAACGAAGAGCTGAGCATATATCTTAGGTGGTCAAGGGAAAGATATCTGCCGTGGCGGGAGGAGCCACCAGCATAAAATTTCAGCCTGATGCCTTAGGCAATTCCTGTAATCTGTCTTCAGCTTTCATTAGGCTCCGGGACATTATGAGCAAGCTGTTGCAGCGCATTCTCGCGGAGAATGGGCTTCCGCAAATGCTCAACTTCGAACCTTTGTTGAGGAATTTTTTGATAGCACGCAGGCTATCGTGTGTCCTGGGGACTATTCCTCAAGCAATGAGCGGAAAATTGCCCTTGCCAAAGCTGGTTTCTTTATACAGGAATATAATGAATACTTATTCAATGGAACTGGATTTGTTGAAGGTTTTTGGAAACGTCTTCATCCAGAAGGGTCGCATCCCGGCCTCTCTGAACAGTCTGATTCAACTTTCCGGCTTCATCTTTTTATTTTGGTAATTCATTATTTCCTTACCAGACTGAATTCTGAATATTAAATTGTTTTAATGAGTTGAACCCAAACACAACATCGTGCGGGCAAACCTCATATGTTCGACGGCGTAACAAAACACTATGGGAGTGCAACTCTCAAACACATGACTCTCAGCATCACAGTAGCTACACCGCGACTACTTATAGCGGCATCTGATCGCCGGCTCACAGAACCGATAAAATGTGGAATATACACCGAGCGATCAACAAAGCTGACTGTTCTTGAACATCCAACAGGTGTGGCCTTTATCACATATAACGGCATTGGATTAATTAAGGATAAAACTCCATCCGACTGGTTGTGGGAGCTCGGCTCGCGAGTCAAGTTGGCTCATCTTTCTTTGCATAATGTTCTGGATGCCATTCGCAAAGAAGCGGAACGGCAAATCGTATTCATTCCTATCAGCGGAAATCGCAGGCATTCATTTATCATTGGAGCA includes:
- a CDS encoding SprT family zinc-dependent metalloprotease; this encodes MVEQLKLGDITVDVVFKDIKNIHLSVHPPTGQVRISAPLRMHLDTIRVFAISKIVWIKQQQKKLREQARETPREYLDRESHYVWGKRYLLTVTECDQAPSVELNHSRMLLRVRPGTDEKRMHLLAEGWYREQIKGAVPSLIAKWEPVLGVKVTKFFVQRMKTKWGSCNPAAGHIRLNTELAKKPMECLEYIVVHEMAHLLEPTHNARFRALMDRFMPKWQFYLDRLNRLPVSHEDWVY
- a CDS encoding plasmid pRiA4b ORF-3 family protein, which codes for MKVKRYLLKIKLDEIDPEIWRHFVVPAYITLDRLHDIIQIVMGWTDSHLYEFIIGKKRFTEFPESKEDGFESGKYRLGDLIKLKGRTFDYRYDFGDNWVHEVTIEDNRYANPDLQSEVECLDGAKACPPEDIGGVLGYGEFCEAMKDSSHEAHEGVLEWNGGPYDSEEFSIEDINEELSIYLRWSRERYLPWREEPPA